The Cellulophaga sp. L1A9 genome window below encodes:
- a CDS encoding SDR family NAD(P)-dependent oxidoreductase yields MKDNTKLTGKNVLVTAGAQGIGESITKHFIDSGANVAIHYFSSADTANELVAYATGKGQKAIAISGDLTKEADADAMVKKTIEAFGGLDILINNAGSLVARRMLSEMEAEFWHKVMDINLTSMMFVTKAAAPYLAKNENSSIVNLASLAGRKGGHPGSLAYSTSKGAILTFTRALSAELGPQGTRVNAVSPGLILGTSFHNTHTTKESAAATTAGIPIQRAGNADDVARAVLYLASEYDGFITGATLDINGGVYNM; encoded by the coding sequence ATGAAAGACAATACTAAATTAACAGGGAAAAACGTTCTTGTAACCGCTGGTGCTCAAGGAATTGGAGAATCAATCACTAAACATTTTATTGACAGTGGAGCTAATGTTGCTATCCACTATTTTTCTAGTGCAGATACTGCAAATGAATTGGTAGCATACGCAACTGGTAAAGGACAAAAAGCGATTGCTATATCTGGTGACTTAACAAAGGAAGCTGATGCCGATGCAATGGTTAAAAAAACAATTGAAGCTTTTGGTGGGTTGGATATCCTTATCAACAACGCAGGTTCACTGGTTGCACGTAGGATGCTGAGCGAAATGGAAGCAGAATTCTGGCATAAGGTAATGGACATCAATCTAACTTCAATGATGTTTGTAACCAAAGCCGCAGCTCCTTATCTAGCTAAAAATGAAAATAGTAGTATTGTTAATTTGGCATCACTAGCTGGGCGTAAAGGTGGTCATCCAGGATCACTTGCTTATTCTACTAGCAAAGGTGCTATCTTAACTTTTACAAGAGCATTATCTGCAGAATTAGGACCTCAAGGGACTCGAGTAAATGCTGTGTCTCCTGGACTAATCCTAGGTACTTCATTTCATAATACGCATACGACAAAAGAATCAGCAGCGGCAACAACAGCCGGAATTCCAATCCAACGTGCTGGTAATGCAGATGATGTAGCGCGAGCAGTTTTATATTTAGCGTCTGAATACGATGGTTTTATTACGGGTGCTACACTAGATATTAATGGTGGTGTCTACAACATGTAG
- a CDS encoding alpha/beta hydrolase: MNNKRITFKNNLGQELSARIEFPVDEPKSYAVFAHCFTCNKNLTAIRNIIRKLNKSGIAVLSFDFTGLGESEGDFENTNFSSNVNDLISAADFLETNYSAPKLLIGHSLGGAAVIFAAQHISSVKAVSTIAAPSNPKHVSKLLKSGIDEINEKGEAVIAIGGRAFKIQKQFLNDINKQNMEETLKNLKLPLLVFHSPQDTTVSIKNAAQIYKFAWHPKSFISLDGASHMLSNKSDSIYVGKMIANWVDRYIN, translated from the coding sequence ATGAATAACAAAAGAATAACCTTCAAAAACAACCTCGGACAAGAACTATCGGCTAGAATTGAATTTCCAGTAGATGAACCAAAAAGTTATGCCGTGTTTGCGCACTGCTTTACCTGCAATAAAAATCTGACTGCCATTAGAAATATTATCCGAAAACTAAATAAAAGCGGCATTGCAGTATTAAGTTTTGATTTTACAGGTTTGGGAGAAAGCGAAGGTGATTTTGAAAACACGAATTTCTCTTCTAATGTAAACGATTTAATTTCAGCTGCTGATTTTTTAGAAACCAATTATTCAGCACCAAAGCTTTTAATTGGACATTCCCTGGGAGGTGCAGCCGTCATTTTTGCCGCTCAACATATTTCAAGTGTAAAAGCAGTTTCAACGATAGCAGCACCATCAAACCCTAAACATGTTTCTAAATTACTTAAATCAGGAATTGATGAAATTAATGAAAAAGGAGAAGCTGTTATAGCTATTGGAGGAAGAGCATTTAAAATTCAAAAACAGTTTCTAAATGATATTAATAAGCAAAACATGGAAGAAACGTTGAAAAACTTAAAACTACCCTTGTTAGTTTTTCACTCCCCACAAGACACCACTGTGAGCATAAAAAATGCAGCTCAAATTTATAAATTTGCATGGCACCCTAAAAGTTTTATTTCTTTAGATGGAGCTTCACACATGTTATCTAATAAGAGCGACTCCATTTATGTTGGAAAAATGATTGCGAATTGGGTAGATCGCTATATAAATTAA
- a CDS encoding lipocalin family protein — MNFRKTITLSLALLGVAFILISCRNNPKNTAEHPTSDNSIAQISTNDTEFLLGAWKDESKSGLHFSLNADSTLTSYPQEIIGYKKWYVKTNQLYLTTLNIENGSSIVGADVYDIQELNESEMSLKKGEVLFQYKKSTKSKEEILNENPPIIDINATKIVKGRLILGHEEQSFYPCESDADFWILGDTELSNLYHKLTKEKKPYWPIFVEIEIMDHGKALDGFAAEYDSTYEIVTILQARELLDSDCK; from the coding sequence ATGAATTTTAGAAAAACAATTACATTATCGTTGGCTCTATTAGGAGTTGCATTTATTTTAATTTCTTGCAGAAACAATCCTAAAAATACTGCAGAACATCCTACTAGTGATAATAGTATAGCGCAAATATCCACCAATGACACAGAATTTTTGCTCGGAGCTTGGAAGGATGAATCTAAATCTGGGTTGCATTTTAGTTTAAATGCTGACAGTACCCTTACATCTTACCCTCAAGAAATAATAGGCTATAAAAAATGGTATGTAAAAACTAATCAGCTTTATTTGACAACTCTAAATATTGAAAATGGAAGTTCCATTGTGGGTGCCGACGTTTACGATATACAGGAATTGAATGAAAGTGAAATGTCATTGAAAAAAGGTGAAGTGCTTTTTCAGTATAAAAAAAGTACCAAAAGTAAAGAAGAAATTCTAAATGAAAACCCTCCTATAATAGACATAAATGCCACTAAAATAGTAAAGGGCAGATTAATATTGGGACACGAAGAGCAAAGTTTTTACCCTTGTGAAAGTGATGCTGATTTTTGGATTCTGGGCGACACGGAATTAAGTAATTTATATCACAAATTGACAAAAGAGAAAAAGCCATATTGGCCAATTTTTGTAGAAATTGAAATAATGGATCATGGAAAAGCACTAGATGGCTTTGCTGCAGAGTATGATAGTACTTATGAAATTGTCACTATTTTACAAGCAAGAGAACTATTAGATAGCGATTGTAAATAA
- the speB gene encoding agmatinase, giving the protein MKKGPRLAPPIIREVLNCGSANMYTENLISIENAAIEDKGDFEILDYFDIEKITNKHLDTGAKILSLGGDHSITFPIIKAHHEKYPKLDILHIDAHCDLYNDYEGDSYSHACPFARIMENGFAVKLVQVGIRTLNPHQAEQAERFKVEIHQMKDLDLSKIPKFKNPLYISLDMDGFDPAYAPGVSHHEPGGLTSRQVINLIQSIDTEVVGADIVEYNPPKDFQKMTAFLAAKMMKEILGKMM; this is encoded by the coding sequence ATGAAAAAAGGACCTAGACTGGCACCTCCAATCATACGAGAAGTACTAAATTGTGGTTCTGCAAATATGTATACGGAGAACCTAATATCTATAGAAAACGCTGCTATTGAAGACAAGGGCGATTTTGAAATATTAGACTATTTTGATATTGAAAAAATTACAAACAAACATTTAGATACAGGCGCTAAAATTCTAAGCTTAGGTGGCGATCATTCCATAACATTCCCCATAATTAAAGCCCACCACGAAAAATACCCAAAATTAGATATTCTTCATATTGATGCACATTGCGATTTGTATAATGATTATGAAGGCGATAGCTATTCTCATGCCTGTCCTTTTGCTAGAATTATGGAAAATGGTTTTGCCGTTAAGCTTGTACAAGTAGGTATTAGAACTTTAAATCCACACCAAGCAGAACAAGCGGAGAGATTTAAGGTAGAAATACACCAAATGAAAGATTTAGATCTCAGCAAAATTCCTAAATTTAAAAATCCACTATACATCTCTTTAGATATGGATGGTTTTGATCCTGCTTATGCTCCTGGAGTTTCGCATCATGAACCTGGTGGTTTAACTTCCAGACAGGTTATCAATCTAATCCAAAGTATAGATACGGAAGTCGTTGGTGCTGATATTGTAGAATACAATCCGCCTAAAGATTTTCAAAAAATGACTGCTTTTTTAGCGGCTAAAATGATGAAAGAAATTTTAGGTAAAATGATGTAA
- a CDS encoding RbsD/FucU domain-containing protein, which translates to MLKTPVIHPTIMEALARSGHFAQVVIADGNLPVGAMTGPNSTTVHLNFRPGLLDALTVLEGILEVCPVQGAIVMEKPAEANAEIHDAYKKLLGEVTWDEMERWAFYDKIREPATTLIIQTGEQRRFANLILTVGVVKMAEESSF; encoded by the coding sequence ATGCTAAAGACTCCAGTAATTCACCCTACCATTATGGAAGCCCTTGCGCGTTCAGGCCATTTTGCACAAGTTGTTATTGCAGATGGTAATTTACCAGTCGGTGCTATGACAGGTCCCAACTCAACGACTGTACATCTTAATTTTCGTCCAGGATTATTAGATGCGCTCACAGTGCTTGAAGGCATACTAGAAGTCTGTCCTGTTCAAGGTGCAATCGTCATGGAAAAACCGGCAGAAGCAAACGCAGAAATACATGATGCCTATAAAAAATTACTTGGAGAAGTAACATGGGATGAGATGGAACGTTGGGCTTTCTACGACAAAATTAGAGAACCTGCTACCACCTTAATAATTCAAACAGGAGAACAGCGTCGCTTCGCTAATTTAATCCTAACTGTTGGTGTGGTAAAAATGGCAGAAGAAAGTAGTTTTTAA
- a CDS encoding 3-ketoacyl-ACP reductase: MNDLKNKKAIITGGGRGLGKATALAFAKEGIDVAITGRNEKVLKETVSELKALGVNAIYAVFDVGNYEEVKKSIKSIIEELGTVDILVNNAGIASFGSFNDMDVAVWSNIIQTNVMGMYYVTKEVLPHLLEKNEGDIINISSTAGLNGNANVSAYSASKFAVIGMSESLMKEVRKNNIRVCTLTPSTIASDMTIELGIADKDSEDSVLQPEDFAELVVAGLKLPRRAMLKSAALWSTNP; this comes from the coding sequence ATGAACGATTTAAAAAATAAGAAAGCCATTATCACAGGTGGCGGTAGAGGTTTAGGAAAAGCAACAGCATTAGCTTTTGCAAAGGAAGGTATCGATGTAGCTATCACAGGAAGAAATGAAAAGGTATTAAAAGAAACGGTTTCTGAATTAAAGGCACTAGGAGTTAATGCTATTTACGCTGTCTTTGATGTCGGTAATTATGAGGAGGTTAAAAAGAGTATTAAAAGTATTATTGAAGAATTAGGAACTGTTGATATTTTGGTGAACAACGCCGGTATTGCTTCTTTTGGATCTTTTAATGATATGGATGTAGCGGTATGGAGTAACATCATCCAAACCAACGTTATGGGGATGTATTATGTAACTAAAGAAGTATTACCGCACTTATTAGAAAAAAACGAAGGCGATATTATCAATATTTCTTCTACTGCGGGCCTTAATGGAAATGCAAATGTATCTGCTTATTCTGCTTCTAAATTTGCCGTTATAGGTATGTCAGAATCATTAATGAAAGAAGTCCGTAAAAATAACATTAGAGTTTGCACACTAACTCCTAGTACTATAGCCTCTGATATGACTATAGAATTGGGTATTGCAGATAAAGATTCTGAGGACAGTGTGCTACAACCAGAAGATTTTGCAGAATTAGTGGTTGCAGGATTAAAATTACCAAGAAGAGCCATGCTTAAAAGCGCAGCTTTATGGTCTACAAATCCTTAA